One region of Pseudomonadota bacterium genomic DNA includes:
- the nrfD gene encoding NrfD/PsrC family molybdoenzyme membrane anchor subunit: MGKIVFDVHYQTTTAFLISYYFYLTGLSAGSFMISTLSYGFGFEKFKPAGKIGVVAAVLLLLLAPQFLLMQVAWPIKSVWNHFVYLNPISAMTYGAFLLMLYPINSIIYGVFMFKGNKKWTKFFGTIGIPMALAVHGYTGWILALGVARDYWNTGLMPIVFLFSAMVSGISMMILLIMIRDRFFTESHEINYDLIHTLAKILGWLLVVDLFLVFCDYSVLLYSKLEGQEVAHFMLFGRMFFGFVILENLIGKVIPLIIVMVPKFRESNFLLILAAIMNMIGILAMRIVTVYGGQALPLM, from the coding sequence ATGGGAAAAATAGTTTTCGATGTGCACTACCAGACGACCACGGCTTTTTTGATTTCCTACTATTTCTACCTGACTGGTTTGAGTGCTGGTTCTTTTATGATTTCCACCCTGTCTTATGGTTTTGGGTTTGAAAAATTCAAGCCCGCTGGGAAAATAGGCGTAGTTGCCGCGGTGCTTCTGCTCTTATTGGCACCTCAATTTCTTTTAATGCAGGTTGCCTGGCCGATCAAATCCGTATGGAACCACTTTGTCTATCTGAATCCAATCTCCGCAATGACTTATGGCGCCTTCCTCCTCATGTTATACCCTATAAATTCAATTATTTATGGTGTTTTCATGTTTAAGGGAAATAAAAAATGGACAAAGTTTTTCGGGACTATTGGCATCCCGATGGCTTTGGCGGTACATGGCTATACCGGCTGGATCCTGGCTCTCGGGGTGGCAAGAGATTATTGGAATACCGGCCTGATGCCCATAGTCTTTCTTTTTTCAGCCATGGTCTCAGGTATTTCCATGATGATCCTGTTGATCATGATTCGTGATCGCTTCTTTACTGAAAGTCATGAAATTAATTATGATCTTATTCACACCTTGGCAAAAATCCTTGGTTGGCTGCTTGTTGTTGATCTTTTTCTGGTTTTTTGTGATTACAGCGTCCTGCTTTATTCGAAACTGGAAGGACAGGAAGTTGCCCATTTCATGCTGTTTGGCAGGATGTTTTTCGGTTTTGTGATTCTGGAAAATCTCATCGGCAAGGTTATACCTTTGATTATTGTCATGGTGCCAAAATTTCGTGAGAGTAACTTTTTACTGATTTTAGCTGCCATCATGAATATGATCGGCATCCTGGCGATGCGTATTGTTACCGTTTATGGTGGTCAGGCGTTACCTTTGATGTAG
- a CDS encoding 4Fe-4S dicluster domain-containing protein → MSKEKKDTTLPRWGMVIDLDKCIGCHTCEIACKVQNDVPLGMWRTWVKEIEKGKYPAVVRAFRPTLCNHCENPVCVKVCPVNASYQREDGIVMVDPHRCVGCRYCMAACPYEVRYIHPQKGIVDKCDFCYHRVEEGLQPACVEACPTSARIFGNLNDSHSEVSRLVTTSAVQGLKTDMGTGPRVYYIGLDQTTMEIKREVEFVWEK, encoded by the coding sequence ATGTCTAAAGAAAAAAAAGATACCACGCTGCCCCGCTGGGGGATGGTAATTGATCTTGATAAATGTATTGGTTGCCATACCTGCGAGATTGCCTGCAAGGTACAAAACGATGTACCGCTCGGCATGTGGCGTACCTGGGTGAAAGAAATAGAAAAGGGGAAATACCCGGCAGTTGTTAGAGCTTTCCGGCCGACCTTGTGTAACCATTGTGAAAATCCTGTGTGTGTAAAGGTTTGTCCAGTCAATGCTTCATATCAGCGGGAGGATGGCATTGTAATGGTTGACCCGCATCGATGCGTCGGTTGTCGTTATTGTATGGCCGCCTGCCCCTACGAAGTGCGTTATATCCATCCGCAAAAGGGCATCGTTGATAAATGTGATTTTTGTTATCATCGAGTGGAGGAAGGTCTGCAGCCGGCCTGTGTTGAAGCCTGCCCGACATCGGCCAGAATTTTCGGTAATCTTAATGATTCTCACAGTGAAGTTTCCAGATTGGTTACCACCAGCGCTGTGCAGGGTTTGAAGACCGATATGGGTACGGGGCCCAGGGTTTATTATATTGGTCTGGATCAGACAACTATGGAAATCAAGCGGGAGGTTGAGTTCGTATGGGAAAAATAG
- a CDS encoding heterodisulfide reductase-related iron-sulfur binding cluster codes for MLNSLDVLVLLFFAAVLIYGIARKWSIWKIGERENRSGDRSQRFALMFSSVFGHDRLLEEGNPGFMHLFIFFGFLLPFLFVVFAQAFFFTLPPVAAGIVSFVLDLTGTLALIGLSMAAYRRYVVKPDRLDERGSEDVLLIFWLFFIFISGFMVEGFRLAVIAPHGSIFAPIGSVLGWIFATLGATFDATAIRWVWRFHFYAVIALIGTLPYTKLLHLVTGTLNNYYRSLEPKGVVSALDIENAESFGVAHVQQFTWKQLMDSDACIRCGRCQDNCPAFLTDKPLSPKKLVQDIRSCLYDKATTIKQLQAQGEDLTYGIPDDEKPLIGEYLTEDEIWACTTCRACMEVCPMYVEQIDKIVDLRRNLVLMESSFPTEVQLVFKNMENNSNPWGIGWADRANWCKDLGVKTLAEDNEVEFLLWVGCSGSFDDRYKKVATSFVKILQHAGVKFGILGTEEKCCGDSARKLGNEYLFQMMAMENIETMNGYGVKKIVAMCPHGYNTLKKDYQQFGGYYEVLHHTEYLQQLLADGRLNLKKALPSRVTFHDSCYLGRYNEVFQEPRAILNDIPGLTLVEMDRRLKRGFCCGAGGGRMWMEETIGKRINDERVAQVLEKEPQIAVTACPFCMVMFEDGLKTHGREEDVKVYDIIEMVEKAIG; via the coding sequence ATGTTGAACTCTCTGGATGTTTTGGTCCTGCTTTTTTTTGCGGCGGTCCTCATCTACGGTATTGCCAGGAAATGGTCCATTTGGAAAATTGGTGAGCGGGAAAATCGTTCAGGTGACCGGTCACAACGTTTTGCCTTGATGTTCTCATCGGTTTTTGGCCATGATCGCCTGCTGGAAGAGGGCAATCCCGGTTTTATGCATCTGTTCATTTTTTTTGGTTTTTTGCTTCCTTTCCTTTTTGTTGTTTTTGCCCAGGCCTTCTTTTTTACCCTTCCTCCCGTAGCCGCAGGCATTGTTTCATTCGTCCTTGATCTTACAGGGACCTTGGCCCTGATTGGTCTCAGCATGGCAGCATATCGCCGATATGTGGTGAAACCTGACCGCCTGGATGAACGGGGCAGCGAAGATGTCCTGCTGATTTTCTGGCTTTTCTTCATTTTTATTTCAGGTTTCATGGTTGAAGGCTTTCGTCTGGCGGTTATTGCTCCTCATGGCAGTATTTTTGCCCCGATTGGCAGTGTCCTTGGTTGGATTTTTGCGACTCTGGGAGCTACGTTTGATGCGACGGCAATTAGATGGGTATGGCGTTTCCATTTCTATGCCGTCATCGCCTTGATTGGCACCCTGCCTTATACCAAGCTGTTGCACCTGGTTACCGGTACCCTGAATAATTATTACCGGTCACTGGAACCGAAAGGCGTAGTTTCCGCCCTCGATATTGAAAATGCCGAGAGTTTCGGCGTTGCCCACGTCCAGCAGTTTACCTGGAAGCAGTTGATGGATTCCGATGCCTGTATCCGTTGTGGACGCTGCCAGGATAATTGCCCGGCCTTTTTAACCGACAAGCCTCTTTCGCCTAAAAAATTGGTTCAGGATATCAGGAGCTGTCTCTATGATAAGGCGACAACGATTAAGCAGTTGCAAGCCCAGGGAGAGGATCTTACATACGGTATCCCCGATGATGAAAAACCATTGATTGGTGAATATCTGACCGAAGATGAGATCTGGGCTTGTACCACTTGCCGGGCCTGTATGGAAGTTTGTCCCATGTATGTGGAGCAGATTGACAAAATTGTTGACTTGCGGCGGAATCTGGTACTGATGGAGAGCAGTTTTCCGACTGAAGTTCAGTTGGTTTTCAAAAACATGGAAAACAACAGTAATCCCTGGGGGATCGGCTGGGCCGATCGGGCAAACTGGTGTAAAGATCTGGGAGTAAAGACCCTGGCTGAAGATAACGAGGTTGAATTTCTGCTCTGGGTCGGCTGTTCCGGTTCCTTTGATGATCGTTATAAAAAGGTGGCTACCTCTTTCGTCAAAATTCTTCAGCATGCCGGAGTTAAGTTCGGCATCCTGGGTACCGAGGAAAAATGCTGTGGTGATTCAGCCCGAAAATTGGGCAATGAATACCTTTTCCAGATGATGGCCATGGAAAATATTGAAACAATGAATGGCTATGGGGTCAAAAAAATAGTGGCTATGTGTCCCCACGGTTACAATACGCTGAAAAAAGATTATCAGCAGTTTGGCGGTTACTATGAAGTTTTGCACCATACTGAATATCTGCAGCAGTTGTTGGCTGACGGTCGCCTGAATCTCAAGAAGGCTTTACCCTCCCGGGTGACCTTTCATGATTCCTGTTATCTTGGCCGCTACAATGAGGTTTTCCAGGAGCCGCGGGCCATTTTGAATGACATTCCCGGCCTGACCCTGGTTGAAATGGATCGCCGGTTGAAACGAGGTTTTTGTTGCGGTGCCGGGGGTGGACGTATGTGGATGGAAGAAACCATCGGCAAGCGGATCAATGATGAACGGGTCGCCCAGGTGTTGGAAAAAGAACCCCAGATTGCGGTTACCGCCTGCCCCTTCTGTATGGTTATGTTTGAAGATGGGCTTAAAACTCATGGCCGTGAAGAAGATGTTAAGGTTTATGATATTATTGAAATGGTGGAAAAAGCCATTGGTTGA